The following proteins are co-located in the Solanum pennellii chromosome 1, SPENNV200 genome:
- the LOC107007917 gene encoding ETHYLENE INSENSITIVE 3-like 1 protein: MGIFEDMGFCGNFEFLSDSMGCGAQEVEHKPVGLEEDDYSDEEMDVEELERRMWRDRMLLRRLKEKNKNKEVGDGAKQRQSQEQARRKKMSRAQDGILKYMLKMMEVCNAQGFVYGIIPEKGKPVTGASDNLRAWWKEKVRFDRNGPAAIAKYQADNQIPGRVEESSVIVSTPHTLQELQDTTLGSLLSALMQHCDPPQRRFPLEKGVSPPWWPSGKEEWWGQLGLPNDQVQPPYKKPHDLKKAWKVGVLTAVIKHISPDIAKIRKLVRQSKCLQDKMTAKESATWLAIINQEEALARKLYPDSYPQGSLAVGNGSFFISDASDYDVEGVDNERNNEVECKPHDINLQTGIMLPKDRVLMPGLAPVKGEIIDLTSDFIQKRKQPCFEESVDQKIYTCEYLHCPYSNYQAGFLDRTSRNNHQMSCPFRFNSAQTLTTPKYQINYEHNTVFPAQTATSKPAVSSVTASSSMSASGLGLPEDDQRIISDLITSYDNNFQQNGSICSGISEILINQTLPQQQTVELSMDGNFNLGHMETSAQETSVPAYRSTEFQYDQCKMSFDAPFGGNINDITDYRFGSPFNLGGSDYAVEQLTKQDISTWYL; this comes from the exons ATGGGGATATTTGAAGATATGGGGTTCTGTGGAAATTTTGAGTTTCTATCTGATTCTATGGGATGTGGAGCTCAAGAAGTTGAGCATAAGCCGGTTGGGTTGGAGGAGGATGATTATAGTGATGAGGAGATGGATGTGGAAGAGCTAGAGAGGAGGATGTGGAGGGATCGAATGCTTTTGAGGCGTCTCAAAGAGAAGAACAAGAATAAAGAGGTGGGGGATGGTGCGAAGCAGCGTCAGTCGCAGGAGCAGGCTCGTAGAAAGAAGATGTCGCGTGCACAAGATGGTATACTGAAGTACATGCTGAAAATGATGGAGGTTTGTAATGCTCAGGGTTTTGTTTATGGAATTATCCCTGAGAAAGGGAAGCCTGTGACTGGTGCTTCGGACAATCTTCGTGCTTGGTGGAAGGAAAAGGTCAGATTTGATCGAAATGGCCCTGCTGCTATTGCTAAGTATCAGGCTGATAATCAGATTCCAGGGAGAGTTGAGGAATCGAGTGTGATAGTTTCCACTCCCCACACTTTACAGGAGCTGCAGGATACAACTCTAGGATCCCTTTTGTCTGCTTTGATGCAGCACTGTGATCCTCCACAGAGGCGGT TCCCTTTGGAGAAGGGGGTATCTCCACCCTGGTGGCCCTCTGGTAAAGAGGAATGGTGGGGTCAGTTGGGTCTGCCAAATGATCAAGTTCAACCTCCATACAAGAAGCCTCATGATCTGAAGAAGGCCTGGAAGGTTGGTGTTCTGACGGCGGTAATCAAACACATCTCTCCCGACATTGCTAAGATTCGCAAGCTTGTTCGACAGTCAAAGTGCTTGCAGGATAAGATGACAGCTAAGGAGAGTGCTACTTGGCTTGCTATTATCAATCAAGAAGAGGCTTTGGCTCGTAAGCTGTATCCTGACAGCTATCCACAGGGATCTCTAGCTGTTGGTAATGGTTCCTTTTTCATCAGCGATGCTAGCGATTACGATGTGGAAGGAGTGGATAACGAGAGAAACAATGAAGTGGAATGTAAACCCCATGACATCAATCTCCAAACTGGAATTATGTTACCTAAAGATAGGGTCTTGATGCCAGGTTTAGCTCCAGTGAAAGGAGAAATTATCGATTTAACTTCCGATTTTATCCAGAAGAGGAAGCAACCATGTTTTGAGGAGTCTGTTGATCAAAAGATATATACTTGTGAGTACCTTCACTGCCCATACAGCAATTATCAAGCTGGATTCCTTGACAGGACTTCAAGAAACAACCACCAAATGAGTTGTCCATTCCGGTTCAATTCTGCTCAAACACTTACTACACCTAAGTATCAGATCAACTATGAGCACAACACAGTTTTTCCTGCACAAACTGCTACTTCTAAGCCAGCGGTCTCGTCAGTCACTGCTTCCTCTTCGATGAGTGCTTCGGGGCTTGGACTCCCTGAAGATGATCAGAGGATCATATCTGACCTCATAACATCATATGACAACAACTTTCAGCAAAATGGTAGCATCTGTTCCGGAATTTCTGAGATTCTAATAAACCAAACCCTGCCTCAGCAACAAACAGTTGAACTTTCCATGGATGGCAACTTCAATCTAGGACATATGGAGACCTCAGCTCAAGAAACCAGCGTGCCTGCTTATCGTTCAACAGAGTTTCAATATGATCAATGCAAAATGTCCTTTGACGCCCCCTTCGGTggaaacataaatgatataaCTGATTACAGATTTGGTTCCCCGTTCAACTTGGGAGGAAGCGACTATGCCGTGGAACAGCTGACAAAGCAGGATATATCTACATGGTACCTCTGA